The window ATTGTGTATAATAGTGTATATGAGTTTATGAAGACCTCTTATAATTTTGTATAATATCTGTAAACAGGGTGTATAATATtgtatttttcacaattattCCAATATTAAAACTACTAATCAACATGTTAAAAGCAAGTATGCTAATACTCAATCTTAAAGcatgttggagtcccacatcggtgggttccTTGGTCTGTCTTGGGCAATTcttccctcatgagctagcttttgaggttgagttaggcccaatgTCTATTTCTTTATCATGATATCAGAGTCAGCCCACCTAGTTTATTGTTTCCGATGTTGGCCCCCCGTCTTATACTGTCCACGCTCTATATGTCCAGTCCTGGGCATGCGGGGGTGTTAGaatcccacatcggtgggttaaagggtccttggccttcttatatggtcttggacaatcctccccacatgagctaacttttgaggttgagCTAGGCTCAaggtccatataaggagaccaaggaccctttaaccaaCCGATGTAGGACTCCAACAAAGCAAGTATGCTAATACTCAATCTTGAGCTCAAGCTAAGAGAATGGAGTCTTCTTTAGTAAGGAATATTTTATATTTGCATGTGGATTCTTTTGGCACaaatccatgttattagtcaAATCTAAATTCATGGAAATCAAACAATGaatgagaaatttaaaaaaaaaactttattctTTTAATAAACTTTTGACGCGAATTCAAATTGATCCAAATCAGAAATTAGGAAAAGGAAATATTCTACTTCATAATAATAAAGATCTATAGCATCATAATCATATGTATACTAGTACATCTTTAATACTCACCAAATTTGATAGTACTTGAATAGGTCAAGTACATGACTAAAGAACTATATTATAtagttttatttcttctttaatatcAATATAAAAGATCACTTTTTTTCTAAACTTTATTGGAAACTTTCTCAATAAGACTTTGAAATGTCTCCATTGTTAATGGTTGCTCATAGCATTTATCAAGACCAGCTTCCATAAACTCCTTGCGGTATTCTTCATTGTCACTTTGAGTTGGCATTCCCACAATCATAGTAGTAATACCCATTGATCTAAGCTTTTTTGTTGcctataaataaaagagaaaaaaataagttcAACTAAATAGtgtttaaaaatgaaaatacgGTTCACGCATAGATAAAAGTTATGTTGTTTGGATTCTTGAGAAAATATTGACGGGTGTGTGCtagattttttaaaagatatatgcatttttgaaggatccaattcCAAGGTGAGTCGGATAATACCTTTGCAGGGTTCAAGAAGATATAAGAGTAAAAGTACGATCTAGtagataaatatatattgaaaagGGATAAATATATCTCCGaattatgataaatggtacgtatataccctCCATTATACTTTGAGTACACATATGTCATTACCGTTAATGAAATGGTACGTACATGCCCCTCACACTAACGGTAGAGGCATATGTATATCCAAAGTATGACGgagagtatatatatatcatttatcaTAATTCGAAAATATATTTGCCCCTtttcgattttatttttttaatctcaaataATTAACCCAATTTACTTTATTGGCTACGTTGCTTTCTACTAATTTTTCTGTATGCATGTGTGTTGCACGTATATTTCGAGTCATCATGCCATATAGCTTTATAAAATATTGTTCATATCATTAAAATAAAACATTAAGTAAATAATTACGcataaaattaagaatatattaAAAGCTAATTACCTCGATACCATCCATAATAGGCATAGTAGAGCTCATTAGGATTAGATCAAAACGCATTTGTGTTATATCATGAATCTTAACAGCAACTGCCCCATTTCTCACTCCTAATGTCTCTGCCCCACACTTTTGAAGACACAATATATATGCCGTCTGCGCGATGTCCTCGTTTTCAACTATAAGTACGCTTAATTTTTTATGTATGGCTTTTCTCTCACCCTTCGAGGAAGAAGATGTGCTCGAAGCCATTttactgcaaaaaaaaaaaaaagagcaaaattaatttaaatagtcAGTCGTCAAATAAAAATAGCCAAAagatataatttataatttatattgatCATATTGTATAAAAATTCGAGATTGAAAACAATACATGTGATACTAATTCTAACATGTACTATACATAATAATAGGgatcaaatgagtataactttaaatctatttgtagaaaaaaatcataattgatgaacataattttaattattcaataaataaatatgtaattatTGAATGAGAGAGTTAGTACCTATACCCCTCTGTCTTGAGAACAAAAGAATGCACAATATGCTTGGAAAATAGTTTGATGCTCATTTATATAGGAATCTCATGAGAAGTTTTCATAAATGAAGTTTGCCACAAGCttttattggaaaattaaaaatagcaAATCAAAGTATAAGAAACATACCaaaatttacttttgaaaaattgataataGCAAAATGAATTAGATGAAATATGCCCAAATTTGTTATTGAAAAGGGGGAAAAGACCAATGGATAAATTTGATGTTACTATTAGCATTTAAGAGTTCTTTTTCCTCTTTCTAaagaggaaaaatatttaaatttctcaaatatattaagttttgaaattttcaattaTTGTAGACCTTATTTTACTATAAACTACTTTCGTGGTACGTGTGTTAATGCATGTGTATTTCGATTCATGTTAAAAATATTCATGGTCTTTTTTTAAGTTGATCTTGATAATTTAACCAAACATGCTACaaaaatcgatcacaagtggtcgattttccaCAATTTCCGATCACCAAACCGACCAAAATACGTGGTCGGTAAAACTGTAGCAgctttttaaaaaccaaccacatgtggtcgttttttttttaaaaaaaatatatatttttaaaattcattattattttattaaaattgaaaaaataattttaaaaataaaaaatttaagacaagtggtcgtttttttttttaaaaattacttaattaattttaataaaatcgaccacaagtgatcggttttcttttaaaattaattaattaattttataaaaatcgaccacaagtggtcagttttctttaaattaattaattaatttctaaaaaaatcgaccacatgtggtcggttcttaattgaattaattaattaatttaaagaaaaaaggaCCACATGTGGTagtttttttgtaaaaaaaaattaaaaaagggacCACATGTGCTTggttttttgtaaaaaatttcaagaaaagggaccacatgtggtcggttttttcgataattttgtaaaaaagaatattgaaaatttccaaaatacaaatattaaaaatcaaattatttaaaatacaccaatcatttacaaacattaaaaattaaatcaaattatttacaatacagcCCACCAAttatttaatatacaatcaaccaaccaccataagaatacaaacattaaaaatcaaattatttacaaaatttattgaggttccaaatccaaactataaaacatacaaaagactaaaaactacaactcatcatccACATTTTCATTTTCAGCCTCACCCATTCTAATATCAAGatttcgttgatatatccagctataatcgggtttcatctacacaatcaatcacattcaaataattagttcaagtcacaaaagttcacattttaaatacctacacctaaacattttcaagtcactaatttacttcacaagttaccaaactaaacttaattcaaaatgaaaagttcaagtttcaagtacctacacttaaacattttgaagtaactaattcacttgtCAAGTGACCAcaatttactaaaatcaaaacaaaagttcacatttcaagtacctaaattcaaaagaaaagtcattaattcataattcaagtaactacaattaaacatttcaagtcactaagtcacttcacaagttacctaactaaactacatttaaaatgaaagttcacatttcaagtgcctacaaataaacattttcaagtcactaattcacttcacaagttactaaactaaacataattcaaaatgaaaagtttacatttcaagtaccaacacttaaacattttcaagtcactaactcacatctcaagtgaccacacttaactatattcaaaacacaagtccacctttcaagtaactacacttaaaaattttcgactcactaattcacttctcaagtgaccacattaactaaattcaaaacacaagtccacattttaagtacctacactaaaaccttttcaagtcacttattcacttctctagtgaccacacttgactatattcaaaacacaagttcacctttcaagtaaatACACTTGAACATTTTCGACTAACTAATACACTTTTCAAGTGATCACACTTGAGTAAATTCTACACATTCATGACAATTTATATGTCAAAACTCAAAACTTTATTTACCTATTAACTTTGTAGGTCTAAAAATCTAATGTTGCTTCCTATATTGTATAACTCTCTCATTACAACTTCTTAATAATCACATTCTTGAAAATTTGTACCCACTAACACAAAAAGATAATGcacattaataatataatttcttcAATATTAAAATGTACACTAATAATAAGTTATCCAGTAAACTTCCATAACAAAACTAAGATTAACTTACAAAATATTACATCCTCAAATTAATGTCACTGATCCATTGAGCATTCAAGAAGCATTataaagcaaaaaaagaaaatcaagttaCTCTTAGTCAAACTTATTCTAGTCTAATAGTAGGTTTAAATGGAGCAAACTTAACATCACGTAATCAATGAAAATGTATACTCCTTGAGGCATTGTTAAGATTAATAAAACTATCTCAATAACTCTAAAATACTCACCAAAATAGATTTCAGGATAAATCTGTTCATATTATGATACATGGAAGGCAACCCGAATTCGTAAGATCAAAGTTTAAATAATCCCATGCCATAAACTTTTCTGCTAATACTATTTTAACTTAAGGAATACAACATTAGCTATATCTTACATAGTACTATTTCCTTTAAAAAGTCTACACTAGAATATTGACGACAAGATAGTTTTGATAAGACAATTTCTagtaaaatagaattttaatttatAGCAGGACGGAGTCAAATGTATATAAATCAAAAAGGCAAACAGAACATAAATGGCATAACTTCAAATATTTGATTtcgtaaattaaaaaaaaaatcaaaagaaagggACAAATACTGACCTCATCGTCAAAAAGCCGAACTCGAGCTCGCTCCTAAAAATCTATTCAAATCAGGAAACAAGAGAGCAAGGGAAAAACAATGAATAATTGGTGATTTTAACTAGTGAAGAACTGAATGAGTCTTAAAAGATTAACACAATTTCATAAACGTGGAGTTAAGTAGGGACATAaaggaattccccaagttattaACGAGCTTTAGTTGATGCAATTTTATCTAAAGTAGACCAAACTTCCCTATATATATCACACTAGATAATGAAGGCCCTATATTacaatcataaatatttatataggTATTTaataagattttcaaaaataaatctttaacattttaaaataaaCACAATACAAAATGATAGTAGAGATCAAATAGCACCTACTATTGGAGTATGTCGACAAGGCTGAAACAATAATGACAGTGGTGACGGCTGATAGTGTTGCTGCAGTGGCGGTGCCGGAGGAATGACTCCTATTACTAGTTCGCCTGGAACCGCGGGGGTAAGGAAGAGGAGGGTGGCGTCGGTTGGTAGTCGGTGTTGCGGTAGCCGTGGCGGTGGCAAGCGGGTCcatagagagagaagaggagatagagagagaaagtagAGATGCGACTATTGTTGAATGGAATGAGGCTAGGATTTTCTGTTAAGCTTAAAAATGGAAAGCAAAGAGAAATgtgatctcagccgttggatcaatTTGATCAACGTATGAGATCTAAATATTAAGATTTTgatcaaaattggatgaaaaattaaattcaatCTATTAGATataatttagctagaattatAATAAATCGGGTAAAATTAAGCTAAAATTGTTATGAATTAGCACAATTGAGTTAGAAAAtacacaaatttaaaaaataattgttatttcaatagtagtaataataataataataataataataatgatagtaataattaaataataattaaatgatcCGCTTACTGTCGTTTTTCCATAACATATTCTTGTCCTCTCCAATAATTATGAGTGTgcatgaatatttattttaaaattatcgataatgataataat of the Capsicum annuum cultivar UCD-10X-F1 chromosome 11, UCD10Xv1.1, whole genome shotgun sequence genome contains:
- the LOC107846201 gene encoding two-component response regulator ARR22-like, giving the protein MNLCKIQCWRRHIQGRGGWAIAAGVGGRGFNSKMASSTSSSSKGERKAIHKKLSVLIVENEDIAQTAYILCLQKCGAETLGVRNGAVAVKIHDITQMRFDLILMSSTMPIMDGIEATKKLRSMGITTMIVGMPTQSDNEEYRKEFMEAGLDKCYEQPLTMETFQSLIEKVSNKV